tctcCCAATACACCAGCTCTTTGCTTTCCATCTCGCCTTTGCTTGGGTGTTTTGAGCAACCCCGGCTGCCATTTTTCACAAAATGCCTGGGCAAATAAATTCTCAGCAGTGAGACTTAGCCTGAAAAACTCACTTTCCGTGAACTCACTAAGCCAAACAATTAATTCATGACACATAGATTCTCGAAATACGTCTCTTTCACTTCGAATGGATGATGCTAACCCCGTGGCACTCAAGATTTTCTGTCTTTCTAACAAGAGGTTAATATCACTTGACCCTAACACTTCTGCTTTTCCAAAGCTATGAACCCTTTCTGTCACCATATTGGCAAACTCTCTAGATTTTTGACTTGTTAATCGAACCCGCTGAACTGCGTCTCTGAAATGCCTTACTTGATCATTATACAACTGTAGATAGAATTTGCCActatttttatcaaaaaagtGATCCGAACATATACCGTATTTGTGAGGATCCAATGTACTCATTTCGAAGTTTTCTTGCACGGTCCTTATATCCACCTCCAGTGGGGGAACGAAATGCATGTCGCTGTTTATTGAAATATCAATGAGGAAATCTAAAATGACATCAAAGGTTCGGGATAGTGCTGTTTGAAATGCCCTAGGTAATGGCTGATCAAAGTCCTCGAGACCACCAGATGCATACACGCATTTGCTAGACGCTTTCCAAGCTTCCGGATCTCCACAATCACATACTCCTCCATTTTCACGAACgcaaatttgaataacGGTGTCGTGGCCCTCGTGTTCAGAAGGCTGGTAACAGTATGAGCATAATGCGCACGATTGATCGTATGCGCAGGTTAAGCATCTGATTATTGGTTCTCCTCGTCTGAATACTCTTGAGCATGGTCTATTTGGATGTGAAGCAAAATGTTCTTGGGCTTCATGCGCTTGTTTAGCCGCAATAAGCAATTTCACATATTCCGataatttccaatttaaatctttttcaagttgttCATGTGGGTCTAATAGATCCAGAAATATTCGGTCGAGGAATTCTCCATTATTTGTCACTGATAAGAATAAGGACTTTCTGATTTCCCTCCCAACTTGGTTACTAAACTGAAAATTGTATTGTGACGGAAGGAGAAATAGAAACTGTTTCAATTGGTCATCCATGAGCAAAAGTagttcttcatcaatgaatgATATTAGTTAAATGGTATGTTTATATGTTTTGCCACTTAGTAAAACATATTGGTCTAACTGCGAATAAAAAAATactaaaaagaaaaatcaaaacgTTTCAACACGCAATCACCAGAGATCCACTGGGTATCATCACACCACTGGCATCATCGCCACATTTAGCATACGAAATTCGATACATCTCCCAATAAATGATGGATTCAAAAAAGTTCTACAGTCAATTGAGTATTAGTACCAACAAGCAAAAACTACAGTACATACAGGATGTTGCATCCTTAGTATTGGGAGTTGTTGCGGGGATAATAACACTCGAGTCCTTGAAAGggtttctctttttcttcgGTGGTTTGTCACTAACCAATGCAGCTTTCTATGTATTGTGTGGACAGGGTAATATTCACAAGTTTTTCCAAAGTCCATTTCAAGAAATATTTGTTCTGGGTGTTGTAGGAAACCTTCCAGGTTATATCATGATGTGGTGTTTGGTTTACGCATTAGTTAAGTCGAGCTCATGAGAGGAAATACTTGAGCTGTCGTATGACGCTGTCGCTGTTGAATTTTGCTACCGGGAAAAGGATTACAGGTAATCCTCTCTCAGATGGCACTTCCTTGCATGGGTAATTGGTCTACTTTTTAATGGGTCTAGTGTTCGATATATGTTATTAGATGGTATAATCAAGAGCTAGAAGTTTCAAACATTACATTTTGGATGTAGTTTTTTAGTTTGTATTATGGACGGAGTTTTTGAACACACGTGGTAGCGTCAATGCCGAAATCAGTGACCGAATTGTGCTAAAATTTCAGCAACTTCGCCCATTCTTCCAGTCAATTGCCCACAATAAATTAGCTACGAATTTACATTTGCAAAGAAAAGATGGAAAAGATAGATACttcaaccaattccaaGAGGATTCAGGACCCATACCTCAAAGTTGTAAAAGGAGACCCTAGTACTTCCTTTGTTGTTTACTCAGTAGACAAAAATGCAACGTTGGATGTTTCTGAAACGGGAAATGGATctttggatgaatttgttgaaaacttcACTGATGGACAGGTTCAATTCGGTTTGGTAAGGGTTACTGTCCCCGGGTCTGATGTGTCCAAGAATATTTTGGTGGGTTGGTGCCCAGATAATGCCCCAACTAAATTGAGAATGTCGTTTGCAAACAATTTTGCTGAAATTTCGAAAATCTTTAGCGGATATCATATTCAAATTACTGCTAGAGATCAAGACGACTTGGAcgttgatgattttttgaACCGAGTTTGTGCAGCCGCTGGTGCAAGATATTCGACTGTGTCTGGTGGCACCACCAAAAAACCAACTAACGTCTCCAaaccaattgtttcaaagcCAGTATCAACTACTGGTAAACCATCCTTTGTTCCAAAATCTACTGGAAAACCAATTACTTCTGTGCCATCTGGTCACAAACCGAAGCCTCAATCTAGCGACGATGGATGGGGTGATGCTCAAGATGTGGAAGAACGTgactttgatgaaaagCCATTGGAAGATGTACCTTCCACTTACAAGCCAACTAAGGTTAACATCGAAGAATTGAGAAAACAAAAGTCTGACACTGTTAGTTCTGCTCCAAAGTCCAAGTTTAATGCTTCGCAAGACAAACCAGAAGAGGAATCTCCAAAACCATTGAGTGAACGTATGAAAGCTTACGAACATGATGATGGTAGATTGACCTCACTTCCGAAACCAAAAGTTGGTCATTCAGTTGCTGATAGATACAAAGCAAACGCAACACCATCGGGAGCACCTTCGTTCGGAGCTAAGCCAACATTTGGTACAACCAAAAATGATAGAAGCTATAAAGTTGTTGGCGGTTTgtcaagaaattttggaGCCGAGAATGGTAAAACACCAGCACAAATTTGGGCTGAAAAGAGAGGTAAGTACAAGACTGTTTCTGCAGACGAAGAACCGGAAGCAggaaatgatgaaaaggaGTCTTTCCAAAGCCACGCGTCTGAGTTGGCAagcaagtttgaaaaaagcGCAAATATTAATAGTGATGACAATGAGGAAGACGAAAAACCAGCTTCCTTACCTGCTAGAAACTTACCTCCTCCACCTGCTAGACAACCAGAACCGGAAGAAGACGATGAAGACAATGAAGACGATGAAGACAATGAAGACgatgaagacgatgaaGACGAGCAACCAGCTAGATTAGCAGCTAGAAACTTGCCTCCATCCTTGCCATCTCGCGATTCACAACAAGAAGAGCCCAAACCACCTACTTTGCCAGGAAGAAACTTGCCACCAGCAAATAAAGGATtcgaagatgatgatgaggaagaggaagaagaagacgaaAAACCAGCAACCTTGCCGGCAAGAAACTTACCTCCACCACCTCCAAGACAACCGGAACCAGAGCCAGAACcagaggaagaagaggtaGAGGAGGATGAAGAGGAGCAGCCAGCAGCAGAGCCTAGCTCACAAAAATCTGGTACAGTAACTGCAACAGCAGAGTACGATTACGAGAAGGATGAAGACAACGAAATAGGTTTTGAAGAAGGCGATCTCATTGTTGAGATTGACTTTGTGGATGAAGATTGGTGGTCTGGAAAACACTCAAAGACTGGTGAAGTTGGTCTTTTCCCAGCCAATTACGTCACCTTGAATGAATAGATTATCTTTAGGAAGATTGCTATAAGTAGAGTAATAAAAATTAACTCTGAATGTTTTTGACATATGGAGTGTAGAATTCAAACTTgttacaaaaaaaaattaggATAAAAAACGACCAGGGAGAGGATTGAACTCTCGATCTTGTGATTAACAGTCACACGCCTTAACCAGCTTGGCCACCCAGTCAGCTGTAAAACCACTGCGCCATCGCACtaatttctttaaatgAATAAACTATATTAAATACATCAGCTTAAAGTTTAGCACATGACTTAAACCAATGTTGATATTAAATTGATAGATTGGGCTGAGGAATGCCATAAAACTAGCCATCACTACAGTATAAAGTTGCATGTTTTAATTAATAATCTTATAAGTATGATGAAATTATAGAGCactttgaagaaaagattcatttttgttggtgttgcCATTAGGACCATGCATTTCGAGTTTAATAGACACAACATGAGCCCCTTAGGCTCCAGGTGccagttttgaaaagtaaaTTATCAGGTATGGTTGGAGCGCTTTGCtagaaattgatgattaatttcaatctatttgaaatttctaCAAGTTCGGTTGccaaaaaagagaaaaagttttacaaaattttgcaacaaatttgaataaaaaagaTGAAACAAAACTAATTGATATAGATACAGCAAGACGAATTGAAAAAACGGATTTATATTGCTTTTCTATTAGAATCTATATAAGAATGAATCCAAGTGAAACAAACAGAACTAAAAACGTAACCAATTGCATCGATCTTATGTTTGAAGCCAAACCAGCAGCTGAACTttcagatgaagaagatactGATGCTGTTTCACtcgatgatgatgacgtGGTTGATTTGTGCTCACTGGAAGCAGCTTCACTTGTGGTTGCAGACGCGGATGAAGCTTCAGTTTCTGCTTTGTCCGCACCTTGAGTTGATTGAGTAGAGTCTGATGATGAGTCAGTTGTCTCTGTTGCAGATGCAGATGCAGAGGTTTTTGACTCAGATGACAGCGAGTTTTCAGCAGATAAGCTTGATGCAGCagatgaatttgatgattcgGATGAACTGGATGAACCAGATGCATTTGATGAACTAGATGAACTAGATGAGCTTGAACTTGAACTTGAACTTGAACTTTCGGTGGTACTCGATGGCTCAATTGACGCACTATCGTCTATACTTTCACCGTTATCAACTCTACTAACATCATCTTGAGCATCACTATATCTACCATTAACTTCACCATCTTTAGCATCGATTGATTGCCAATATCCACTTTGATCAGAATAAGAATACTCACTGCCAGTTGAATAATCAATAGCAGTAATAGATTTAATATGCATAGTGAATGGTACATCGCTATAATCAGTTTCACCACCAGCCCATTGAATAGttccttcttcatttgatgaatcacCACCAGCCCAAATACCTGCGTATATTCTCATTGGTGTTTGTGGATAACCTTGTGAATTGGTAATTTGTAATGACCTTATAACTGATCCATCAACGATCCAATCCAAAGAATCTTTAGTCCAATTGATGGCGTATTTGTGGTAGTTTGTCAACggatttggagaaatttgatgatatccACCACGATCATAAGTAGATGTGTTTCCTTGAACAAAATAGTTTGATTGCCattcatattcatcaccaccaaataattcaatatcaatttcatccaaatcatcactTTGTAAgaaaaatgatgaaacaaTACCTTTACCTTCACCagctttcaattcaacttcaacataACCAAACATTAAATAGAAGTTTGAATGTATGGATGGGTTGTCAAATCTTTTATTGATGGTAAGTGACAAACCTTCATCTCCAGTGGTGACATTACCTTGATTACCCAGATTGGTGAAATAAGAACCTAATCCGTCATTGAaagtttcttcaattgatcctCCTAATGCTGGATCTGGGGAGCATGACAGCGTTTTGACTGGATTGCACGAGGTACTGCTAGTGGCAGCTGAAGCAGTAATGAGTATTGAAGCGAGTGAAAAAGCGCGTGTTATTAGCATTTTTCGTATGTAATGTGTGTATTAGAGAATGGCTCGAATGGGTAAAGAGTAAACTTGGAAACGAAATCAGGATGATTTATCACTGTTTATATATTTACAGGTATGGGCTTATGTGAGCTCACCAGAGCCTTGTTCATAGTGTCACACGAATATGATATAACCAATTTAACTGCATCAAgttaaaaataaattcaattttgtttacatGGTTTAAAAATAGAACATCCTACATACTACATACACAAGCCCCCAAGAAATAAAGTAAAATGCATCTCAAAGGGGGAAGGCAGTTGTTCTGTGCAAATATTTTATGCGGTTATAATAGATCATGTAATAATGCATGTGTCACAacacaattgtttaatctTCGTCTCCCTTTCAATTAATAATACACAGACGCCAATTTATAAAGTGCAAATATTTTTTCTCCTTTCGTTaatacaaaaaaacaaaaaaatcacAATAAAAACCACACAATCATTAGATTAAAGGCTTAGACGACTTTAGCTTATTGTAATATGTCTAACATGTGTGCCAAGGAATTGACCTCCATTATCTTGAATACATTGACTGAACACAATGCAACAATTTAGAAGCGTAACGAAAGGTTAtgaattttccaattttgtgagtgaataatttttttgtctgCAAATCGCGCTGGCTGTACTATCCAAATCAGGACAATTAATTAAAATCATCTCTAACACCCACCATCTTATCTGTTAGAACATCGAATTAATCGAATCGAATCAGCAGACTTGATTGACTACCCGTATTTCCAAATCACACGTTTTCCCTCTTTCCCCAGATCATGTTTCTACTCTGTcgattttattttattttgtggTCTATGAATGTAGGCGCAGTACAAATTATGATCCAACCTCAAACTCAACTTAAATGCGGTAATCTAGACAAAGTCGTATTACCAAAATGTAAGCAACAAACTATGGCGAGACGGTTTACGACGTAGACTTTGTAAAGAAAAGGTGAAACTCACAACAATATCGGCGCGTTTCTTAATGTGTCTAATAGACGGACGCGGCTTAGACAGCGAAGCCTTGTGGTTGCACCAGAACACGGCCACCGCAATGAGAAGAGACTAATAAGCCCTCTTGTAGTCTTTAAAGAGTCTTACGTGATTGGCTCCGAAACAAGCCTTACTCGAATGAGAGTCGACTCGCGTGCCATTGTAGCCCAGACCAATCTACTTCTCTTGTTTGACAAACAGCTAAAGACTTAGCGCTGGGAAAAGAACACTtagaaagagaaaatgaGTTTGATCATCTAGAACACAATACAGAGTTGCGAAATGTATGTATAACTTTGCTAAAATCTGCGTGCACTCGTGGTTTGTCTGAATGAACTTTTTGTCAGTTGGAACTGACACTTCTGTTTTTGAAGCTCTCGTGCATAAATCTTGTATAGGGAGATTGTGACAGATAATTTGACTAGTTTGTAATACATATATATTGAAGGATTGCCTATCAATCGATACATTTGTTTCTCAAAAACTTGGACGAGAAAGGTCACATTCAGTACTTAATTCAAACACAGCAGATGACACCAGTGATATTTCATCAAGCGTCATAGTTAAACGACACACCTTTTTCGGGATCCATTGAAGTTGTGACAGTGTGACCACACTCTCAATCGGCTGTAAAAACTAGACAATAGGAAGTGGTAGCTCACTCCAtagaaataaaaagaaattttaaattAATGACATTGTAAAAAAGATTCCTTTCATTCATCTGTTATCAGTAGGCCCAAAAACAACTTACAAACTTTTAATCTATCACCCATTCACCCACACATAAAGAACAGACCATCATCATAACCTTAAGATTAATAGAAGACTTTGCCACAATTAAGACATAAAGCTTACGACCATTTCAACCACAAAGTATATACAGCGAAGTAAACCCCACACCCTTCAATACCGCCCTATTTCCATCCCATCGCCACTAACCATGTATCTTGAACTAGATCAACCTGAAATAATACCACCATATAACCGTACGCACGGCCATAATGGTAAACTCAGCACAGCACTCCTCGTAGTCATCATTACCCTACTGTCAATATTTGGTATAATTTCCATCTCAGTGCTAATTTTTTACTTTGTTCATCGATCAAATAGAGCcactgaagatgatttgagaagagaagaagagaatCAAGCATACCTTGAATTAAATAGtgatgaacaagaattgTTTTTCCAGTCGAGGGAGTTTCTTGAAATGAACCCCTATTATATTGGTGATTTAACTTTGAGTCAAAACTTGTCTATTCAAGAAAAGGGCATAAAtgcatttgaatttgttaaagATCAAATGTTGACTAATaatgatttattgattgttaACAAGACggagttgaattttttcaagaattttgaATGTTCTTGTCAAACGAATTTACCAATACCAATGAAGAATGAAGTGTATTATTATGAAGCCAAAATATATTCGTTACCGGAAACCAGCTCCACTGATGGAGATATAAATGATACGTTAATATCTATAGGTCTTGGAATTAAGCCATACCCTTGGTTTAGACTACCGGGTCGTCATCCTCATTCAGTAAGTTATGATTCAGATGGATATAGAAGACACAATCAACCATTCCATTTCACATCAGAACCCCCATTCCCTAAATTGTCAAAAGGTGATGTAATTGGAGTCGGTTATAGAACTCGATCAggtacaatttttttcactcGAAATGGTAAGAAAGTAAgtgaatcaaaattagGTGGTCAtattaaaaatttcaaactcCCACGTAATGGGCAATTATTCCCCATTATTGGTGCCAACAACATCTGTTCAATTCATGTCAATTTAGGAC
The Candida orthopsilosis Co 90-125, chromosome 5 draft sequence genome window above contains:
- a CDS encoding Abp1 protein (protein similar to S. cerevisiae Abp1p, which is an actin-binding protein of the cortical actin) → MEKIDTSTNSKRIQDPYLKVVKGDPSTSFVVYSVDKNATLDVSETGNGSLDEFVENFTDGQVQFGLVRVTVPGSDVSKNILVGWCPDNAPTKLRMSFANNFAEISKIFSGYHIQITARDQDDLDVDDFLNRVCAAAGARYSTVSGGTTKKPTNVSKPIVSKPVSTTGKPSFVPKSTGKPITSVPSGHKPKPQSSDDGWGDAQDVEERDFDEKPLEDVPSTYKPTKVNIEELRKQKSDTVSSAPKSKFNASQDKPEEESPKPLSERMKAYEHDDGRLTSLPKPKVGHSVADRYKANATPSGAPSFGAKPTFGTTKNDRSYKVVGGLSRNFGAENGKTPAQIWAEKRGKYKTVSADEEPEAGNDEKESFQSHASELASKFEKSANINSDDNEEDEKPASLPARNLPPPPARQPEPEEDDEDNEDDEDNEDDEDDEDEQPARLAARNLPPSLPSRDSQQEEPKPPTLPGRNLPPANKGFEDDDEEEEEEDEKPATLPARNLPPPPPRQPEPEPEPEEEEVEEDEEEQPAAEPSSQKSGTVTATAEYDYEKDEDNEIGFEEGDLIVEIDFVDEDWWSGKHSKTGEVGLFPANYVTLNE
- a CDS encoding Emc6 protein (S. cerevisiae homolog EMC6 has role protein folding in endoplasmic reticulum and localizes to endoplasmic reticulum); amino-acid sequence: MMDSKKFYSQLSISTNKQKLQYIQDVASLVLGVVAGIITLESLKGFLFFFGGLSLTNAAFYVLCGQGNIHKFFQSPFQEIFVSGVVGNLPGYIMMWCLVYALVKSSS
- a CDS encoding Crh11 GPI-anchored cell wall transglycosylase (similar to S. cerevisiae Crh1p), translated to MLITRAFSLASILITASAATSSTSCNPVKTSSCSPDPALGGSIEETFNDGLGSYFTNSGNQGNVTTGDEGLSLTINKRFDNPSIHSNFYLMFGYVEVELKAGEGKGIVSSFFLQSDDLDEIDIELFGGDEYEWQSNYFVQGNTSTYDRGGYHQISPNPLTNYHKYAINWTKDSLDWIVDGSVIRSLQITNSQGYPQTPMRIYAGIWAGGDSSNEEGTIQWAGGETDYSDVPFTMHIKSITAIDYSTGSEYSYSDQSGYWQSIDAKDGEVNGRYSDAQDDVSRVDNGESIDDSASIEPSSTTESSSSSSSSSSSSSSSSSNASGSSSSSESSNSSAASSLSAENSSSSESKTSASASATETTDSSSDSTQSTQGADKAETEASSASATTSEAASSEHKSTTSSSSSETASVSSSSESSAAGLASNIRSMQLVTFLVSFVSLGFILI